The sequence gtgaGCGGCAGTACTTACAcaatctaaaaatgtatttagtattattctGTCTTCAAACTTCAGTTGTCCTTGTGTGTAAATTAATACTATTGCGGTCTTATtgtaaaaagagaaatactttaactataaataaattatacaaggaaattcacaaactgacgtgacttgatgtaatacgtcagattgtaaagttactttttatataaaatagatctaacgcatcacataaaattacattaatttataagtttacttttagataatctctttatatttatagtaattCTCAAAAAGATAAATACTTTATCTACACTGTTGGTTTGGAGACTAGATGTACAAACGATGAGGCCATGGTAGCACTGTAAGAAGTTTCAGAGCAAAAAGTTATATCTTCAACATATGGCAAACTTTGCCCACTCAAAAGTTGAGATTGTTTCTGTTATTTTAGATCTGGTTTTTCAATCAAATCATGGTGAATGTGCTCTTTATGTTGAATAAATTCTGCGGGAAACCACATGACTATTTCAGTTTGGTTTCgaaaaatgaaaacttgttCGATTTCTTTATTCATTCCCTAAGAGGAAGAATTGGATGAAGTGAATAGTGATGCGAAGCTTGCAAGAAGCACCAAtatctaacaatctataattTCCATGTGGTTTCTTGCACTTTGTTTCACCTCCAAAAGCCATTGGctacttaaaattatttactgTTATTGAAGACACTTAAGTTTTTATGGCATTTTACCGCCCATCCCACCCCCGCACGGCCACATACTTATTTTAAGAAGATAAGTATtgttgttataaaaatattttataaaaataaatttgtaaattaatatgactttatataatacgttaaatttattttataataaaaataattttataatgtaaTAGATCACATTAAATTAGATCagtttataattaaagtatttatcCTTTTAAGAACCTAGAGCAATCCCAAAAGCAATATGCGAGAGCACACgttcaataattaattttaaaataattataaatatattattatttttaataaaacttttttattggGAGTGGTATCGCCTCTTTTGGGCCCAAGCAAAAGATAGGGCTGTCCAGACTCCAGACTCAAGGCTGTTTAGAAATGAGTTCGACGAAGTGCTCAAGGCTGTTCATTACCGGACTCAATAGGATGTGTGGATTTTATAAAAtcgaaaatatatatcaaattatttatttttaattacatattattctcttaattgttattatttaacCATTCTTTATGTGATATGAAATCattaaatgatgaataataaataataaattattttttaattatttaatatcatattagagGAGAATggatgaaaaaatgataaaaaaaaattttataaaaaaatttaaaatatttatattgatgttaacccaataaaaaaaatctgaactgtcttaggtgtcgtttggattcgaatgtgagttgagataagttgagatgagttgtgaatagtagtgagatttgtgagttaaagttgatgaatagtagtaaataataatgagatgagttgagataagttaagatgagctgaaatgaactgagatggattgtgaatccaaacaggaccttagaaagaaaaaaaaaaaaaaaatcaactaatattaaatatttaataaatatttacttTATCTATCCATCTATCACCCGCTCAGTTTACCGCGTAGCCCACGTTATCCCGTCTCAGCCTGTTCTTCTCGTcctaatttttgagtatttttctccaaattagTTTTCCCAAATTCGTTGATCATTTTCAGCACATAATTCCAATTACTACTCTTCCAAGGTGTTTTTCTACTCTGAAGAGTTTCTTTGAGCGGCATAGTGCTTTTCTTCTGGTTTGAGGGATGATGGACTGCGCTTCTTCTAATCCCTTTTCGCATGGTCCCATCGCATTTTGGCGAGGTAAAGGAATCCTTCCAACACCCAGAGTAGACCCATTTAAGGTTTCCTTCCAGAGGAATCATGCCGAACTCCTGAAGCATGACCGACACTCACACGGTCTCGCTTCACTCCATTCTTTCCAGGTATGCCCCCTCTCTGAAATCCCACAGCTCAAGTTTGTTGGGTATGCATTTGAGTGGAAATATGGGAAATATGTTTGAGTTTCATGAAATTAAgatagtgtattgatatattgtTATTGGTGAGACTGCTTGTATCTTGGAATAAATTCTATTGAGTGAATAACAATGTGGGTGTTTGGCAAACCGCATAACTAGTTCAGTTAGATTTTTGAACCAATCgaaaaatgaaaacttgttCAATTTCGAATTTGTAGGCTGACACTGGGCTTCTATTTGAATCAATCGAAGGAAAGTTCCTGATATATTCAGGGTCTACAATAACAATGACTGATTTGCTGTTAAAAGTTtgtaacaaaatttttttgattatTGGTATGTTTCTTGGGTAACCAGAATCAAACGTTGAAGTGTCTCCAATTAATGTAACTCAGCTTGAAAATCTAGCCCGTGTGAAACTCTCTTTGATTCTAATAAATGTAGTTCTGAGGAACTTCCTATCTAGTGTTTATTCTTCATCTCTCCACTTTCATTCTTTTGCAGCGTAGTAGCAGTAAAATCATAGTaccattaaattctacaaatcCAGCACTGAAGTTGCACCAATCATATGCATTGGTCATCACAAGTGAACTTCCTCAAAATGCCGATTTTCCTCGCTATTATTCAAGGAAGGAGAAAAAGCCTTTTCCAACACCCGTATTGGAGCTGAGGCGGGCTGCCAGGGAGAGATTTAAAAACAGTAAAGGCCGGCCTAAAAAACCTGTCCCACCTCCAAAGAATGGGCTAGTTGTGAAGAGCCTTGTACCACTTGCTTATGACGTGTTCAATGCAAGGATAACATTGATTAACAATCTCAAGAAACTCTTAAAGGTTGTGCGTGTGCATGCTTGCAGGTAATCCATTCATTGATTCCTCCTGATTATCCtttgctaataaaaaaatttgagtcATGGGAGcttatgggaaaaaaaaaaaaagtgagatcaaTATTTGTTAAAGCAGGGAAAATCAAATTCATGGGGCGCTGCACATCATTGGTAATTTTGTCAAAGTAACCTGTTGCATGCATACATAATTAATATCTATCCTGCATGATAATTGTGTACACGGTGATGCAACAACATATTGATAAACGTCCCACTTAGCTATGTGAGACAAACTTAGGCGTCTTTGCTTGGTTTTTAAATTGACTGTCATTGCATGAGATTACTTGATATGAGCAATTCTTCTAATTGTTGTTTACCGGGGAACATCTTACTCTACGTGAACAACAATTATACTGTTATCTAAGCAACCTAGCAAAAGTTATTGTTTGTCAGAACATTGGTGGAACTCAAACTTATTGTTTAAAGGCTAGAATACATTTTGATTCCCGTAAGTTTGAATTTGTTGTCAATTTGGTCCATGAAGTTTCAACTTTCATGGTATCATCGATGAAAGTTTGGCTTATTATTGATGTAGTCCTTCCATCCATCCTCGTTAATCATAGTTGTTAGTTGTCAAATGATTTTACTAATGAGCATAAACAATATTCTTTTgttgagcctttttttttttcaagagataatttcattgaagaaaaagaaaacaaattaaggtAGTTGACAATAAGCACAGGGATATGCCAGAGATATTTTCTTTAAGGCTCCgcagatttggattgagttttgatTACTTGCCTTTATGAGGACTACAGAGGCAAAAGTATGGCCCCGCAAGATAAAAACTATTTGTTATAGAGTATGAATTGGTATTGCACCTGTAGAAAATTTGGTATATGTGGGCATTGCGTTGTTTCTAATTTGTGTGATTTTGATGTGGGGATGTTCAaactttagaatttttttttttctgataaatAAGAAACTTTTTTGATCAAATGAAACTaggcgaagcccatgtacactggaagtatacaaaagagacaacaaattacattctagaaagctgaaaagaaaacaaaaactcatgaataTTCCCTCCCTtcagtacaatagcagaaaactaCTGAAccaaagaagacacaaaaaaattctagaTTTCCTCCACAGCTCGCTCCTTGTTTTTGAAGCgcctctcattcctttccatccataaacaccacattaagcacaaatgAATCATCCTCCACGCCGCTGCCAGTTGAGAACTATTATGatgcctattccaacatgctagaagctccaccacactctttggcataacccaactcaacccagctctactaagagtgtgtttggatgttgaagtgagttgagttgagatgataaaatattgttagaatattattttttaatattattattattttgaaatttgaaaaagttgaattatttattatattttgtgttggaatttgaaaaagttgtaatgatgagttgagatgagttgagagtagttgaagatccaaacaaagccttaaatgccaacccataactccctagccacctcacaatgtagaagtagATGATCAATCGATTtaccatttttcttacacatgaaacaccaCTCTATTACAATTATCCCacatttccttaaattatcaatcatcaaaatctttcctagagcagctgtccaagtaaaaaaaacaactttagaCGGCACAGAAAGCCTCCAgatactcttccatggaaacAAGATATGCTGTTGATCTGTCAACGtcttataaaatgatttaacagaaaacttgttttttttttttttttgataagtaaaataagactTTATTAAATCACCAAAGTAACACGATACAAAGAAAATGCCCTGTTTATGTAGGCATGTTAGAAACTAGGAATtcatgaaggtccatgccatttCAGTctacagcaatggcccaagtacaaagagttctaaaaaataacaatattagctCCTCCACAgatctctctttgtcttcaaaagtCCTCTCATTTCGTTCctgccatatacaccacataatacagatagggatcatcttccacactgctttAATCTGTCTCACCCCACGGATAGAATTCCAGCAAGCCAATTCATCCAAAACTGTTTCCGGCATCACCCACGCCATATCCATCCTTTTAAACACCGCGTCCCAAATAGCCTTAGCTATCTCACagtgtaaaagtaaatgatttacCGACTCACCCCcgcttttacacatacaacacaaATCTGCAATAattatcctcctctttcttAGATTATCCGTAGTGAGGATCTTACCCAAAGACGCTGTCCACAAAAAGAAAGAGGCTTTGGGAGGAGCCTTATGACGCCAAAGCTTTCTCTAAGGAAACTGTATCTCTGGCTCTTGTGTGAGAACCTTATAGAAAGAGCGAGCTGAGAATACCCCTTTCCTTGCAGGATGCCACCACAACTCATCTTCCTGCTGAATGTTCGGTCGAACAGAATATAAGAGGCTATAAAATTCTACAAAACTTTCCATCTCTTAATCCTGTGCCGCCCGGTTGAAATTGATGTTCCAGTGAATGTTTCTACCTGAGACTGAGACTTCCATAACCTCTGCCACTGTGGCATCTTTGTTACTTGCAATCAAGAAAAGAGACGGAAACAGATCTGGTAAAACACTGGTACTACACCatgcatccttccaaaatctgatcttgACACCTGTCCCCAAGTGCAATCTAGTGTATCGCTGGAAAAcctcccatcctcttctaatgTATTTCCATAACCCCTTACCCGCTGTTCCTCTAACTTCTCTGCAACAAGTTTTAAGTTAACAAGTAACAGAAAACTTGTTGCTCCCCGTATGTTTCCACAGCATTCGATCCCTTCCATTTCCTCCTATTTTCAGGGAATATAAAAAGCTGAAAAAACCTGCTATCTCATCAATTTCCCAATCCTGTGCATTTCTAGTAAAAATCATATTCCAATGCACAGTCCCATTAGCACGACACAACACCTCTGAGACAGCAGCCTGCTGATTTCCAACCAAGCTGAAGACATCCAGAAAAACAGTATGAAGACTGTCTCACCACACCATTCATCAAACCAGAAACGTCTTGCTCCTTCTCCAATCTTGAACTTAAGATGTTTTTCAAAAATgttccacccctttctaatgAATTTCGAAAGGCTCACACCATAAGTCCCCCTACCCTCCTTGGAACGCCAACCCTCCCAATCACTTCCATACTTCCGATCAACAACCTCTCTCCACAATGAATCCCCTTCCAAttgatatctccacaaccactgCTCACCCTTTGCCAACTCAAACTTTAGAAATTGAATCCCTTTACCCAGTATCCACCATGACTGGAAAACACTGCATTCTACACAATCAAATCTGGCTTGCATTTCTAGTGGAACACTCTATTCACTCGTCAACAAGGTGCAGTTTTAGATAAGCTGCCACAACTTCACTACTATGGAATGGAATCCAATCCCAACTTTTAACTTTCGGTCATTGGTCATGATCAGAACCTCTGCTTTTGTGCACCTCACATGAGGGGCCAGTAATTTCCTCTCTTCAAGTGTGTTTGAACCATGGCGGGACTTTTATTGAACAAGTTACAAACTGCAGAAATATCTGTCTGGTGGTGTAGAATTATATTATTCTAGTTGGATGAAATGGGGCATAATAGTTGGGTCTTTATGATCAAAGCATGCAACTGCTTGGTTCTTgagttggatttttgtaagtctTTGAGAGTTCCAAGTGAAGAAAATGGAATTGAAATAACATTTAACACTAGGTTGATGACTCTGATCTTGATGGAGTACACAAATCGATCAAGTGGCTTACTACTAAAGTTGATCCTTGCCAGAGTCTTATGGTTGTGGTGTCGGTGACTCCACTGGGAACATTTGGCCTGAAACAAGCTCtttctctatgtttttttttttcctgttttcttAATGGGGATAAATGGAAGTATCAAATTAACAgactaaaactaaaaacaaGCCAAAATTTATATGGACCTAAATCTGTCTTGGTGAATAAATTTTGTGACTTCTGTCTTGAATGCTTTTGCAGCTGCTGCAATGAAATTCATGTGGGACACGTTGGGCATCCATTCAGATCTTGTAGGGGCCAAAATGCTAACGTCCGCAAGGGCCTTCATGCATGGACAAGTGCAACTGTGGACGACATAGTCTTACCATTGGAAGCCTACCACCTCTATGACCGCCTAGGAAAGCGCATTCCTCATGAGGAGAGATTCTCAATTCCTCGAATTCCAGCAGTAGTTGAACTCTGCATCCAAGCTGGTGTCAATCTTCGTGAGTTTCCAACAAAACGGAGAAGAAAGCCTCTCATTCGGATTGGGAAAAAGGAATTTGTTGATGCAGATGAAAGTGAACTACCGGATCCTGTTCCAGAAGTTCCTGAGGAACCATTATTAACCGAAATACCAGATTCAGAGATAGTAGCCCCATCTGATGAAGATGATGTAGCTTGGCTTGGAGAGGAAACACTAAAAGCTTGGGAAAAGATGAGGAGAGGTGCGAAGAGGCTCATGAAGATGTACCCTGTAAGGGTTTGTGGATATTGCCCGGAGGTGCATGTGGGTGCTAGTGGACACAAGGCACAGAACTGTGGGTCACACAAGCACCAGCAGCGGAATGGGCAGCATGGTTGGCAGTCGGCAGTGCTAGATGATTTGATACCACCTAGATATGTGTGGCATGTTCCTGATGTAAATGGACTGCCATTGCAACGGGAGCTCAGGAACTTCTATGGTCAAGCACCTGCGGTTGTCGAGATATGCATACAGGCCGGTGCTGTTGTGCCGGATGAGTACAAATCAACAATGAGGCTGGATGTAGGGATCCCTCGAATGTTAAAGAAGCTGAAATGGTCATTTAACGTGATTGTATTTCTTACTTCTCCTCCCTCCGTTtcctcaaaatcatttttttcaaacgcAATGTAAAGTATTTGTAGAATAGTCGTGTTGAATACAGCACGAAAATTCGGAAACTTCCATCTGATTTTGATCAGTAATAAGAGTTGTATGAAATTGTCCTTTCATCTCGATTAGGAGATTCTAAAATTATTGAGGCTTAGCTCAATCATCACATATCTTTTCAAGTTCATCATAGTTGGACAATGATACAAGCTTCGAACTAAATGGTTGTTGGTGATCCATCTCAATATTCAATCTTGCCTTTGTTTGTAACCCAAGTTTTTACCATTCTTGAGAACTGCTACAgacataaagagattatacaaaataaacttacaaattgaagTAGTTTCTTAGaattcgttagatctactttgtaatgaaagtaactttacaatttgacgtactacatcaaaccacatcagtttgtaagtgtaacttttatataatctctctatagctaaagtatttttctttttaaaatgtgtGAAGTGGTAATGAGAATAATACtgaatagagatttttttttttttaagaaatatcttGTTTCTATCTCTGTGGGTTCTTTATCAAAGTTTGGAATCACAGCTGCAATCAATGATTATGAAAATCTTGgtacaaaaatttattctcacaCATATTGCAGATGGATAGGCTGTCATTTTCCATCTTATGATAAATATGTGAATGTTTTATACTAGAACAAAGCAAAGCTTTGTGAATGTCATCACTTTTTCCTGCCTTGGAAACGTGGTTCCGAGGAAATCAAAGTCATGCAGAGCGATTCTATCGCTATATGGAAAGTCATACAAAATAATTGACATCACTTCACTCTATTCATTACACTTCAAAATCAAGGGAATTTCACTGTAGCTACCATAATCATAGCTGTCACGAATCAAAATCTTTAGTAGAATCGCAACCATGTAGTAGGGGAGGATTCGATACGGTACAGTGGTGCGTGATGcgtgaa comes from Juglans microcarpa x Juglans regia isolate MS1-56 chromosome 8S, Jm3101_v1.0, whole genome shotgun sequence and encodes:
- the LOC121244604 gene encoding LOW QUALITY PROTEIN: APO protein 2, chloroplastic-like (The sequence of the model RefSeq protein was modified relative to this genomic sequence to represent the inferred CDS: inserted 1 base in 1 codon) yields the protein MMDCASSNPFSHGPIAFWRGKGILPTPRVDPFKVSFQRNHAELLKHDRHSHGLASLHSFQRSSSKIIVPLNSTNPALKLHQSYALVITSELPQNADFPRYYSRKEKKPFPTPVLELRRAARERFKNSKGRPKKPVPPPKNGLVVKSLVPLAYDVFNARITLINNLKKLLKVVRVHACSCCNEIHVGHVGHPFRSCRGQNANVRKGLHAWTSATVDDIVLPLEAYHLYDRLGKRIPHEERFSIPRIPAVVELCIQAGVNLREFPTKRRRKPLIRIGKKEFVDADESELPDPVPEVPEEPLLTEIPDSEIVAPSDEDDVAWLGEETLKAWEKMRRGAKRLMKMYPVRVCGYCPEVHVGASGHKAQNCGSHKHQQRNGQHGWQSAVLDDLIPPRYVWHVPDVNGLPLQRELRNFYGQAPAVVEICIQAGAVVPDEYKSTMRLDVGXPSNVKEAEMVI